In Agarivorans gilvus, one genomic interval encodes:
- a CDS encoding prepilin peptidase: MHSFIELYPATALGFCLLVALCIGSFLNVVIHRLPIMLQRQWRDECRVFLADELKASESTEPGVYNLMLPRSACPHCGSLIKAWQNIPVISWLALRGKCANCKSPISIRYPLVEMATALLTLACWWQFGFTLSFIFSNLFCIILLCLSLIDLDSMLLPDQLTLPTLWLGLLLNINASFVPLSDAVIGAALGYSLLWALYWLFKLLTGKEGMGYGDFKLLAMIGAWFGWQALPLTILLSSFAGALIGISLIALGKRQQSQAIPFGPYLALGGVVYLFFGAQLHSWYFSYLGLS; the protein is encoded by the coding sequence ATGCACAGTTTTATCGAACTCTACCCAGCCACTGCGCTGGGTTTCTGCTTATTAGTGGCGCTCTGTATCGGCTCTTTTCTTAATGTAGTGATTCACCGCTTACCCATAATGTTACAGCGCCAGTGGCGTGATGAATGCCGAGTGTTTTTGGCCGATGAGTTAAAAGCCAGCGAAAGCACCGAGCCAGGCGTTTATAACTTAATGCTGCCTCGCTCGGCCTGCCCCCACTGCGGCAGCTTGATCAAAGCTTGGCAAAACATTCCGGTAATCAGCTGGTTAGCGCTGCGCGGTAAGTGCGCCAATTGCAAAAGCCCCATCAGCATTCGTTATCCTTTAGTGGAGATGGCAACCGCCTTATTGACCTTGGCGTGTTGGTGGCAGTTTGGCTTTACCCTTAGCTTTATATTTAGCAACCTATTTTGCATCATTTTACTGTGCTTAAGTTTAATCGACTTAGACAGTATGTTATTGCCCGACCAACTCACCCTACCCACGCTGTGGCTCGGTTTACTGCTCAATATTAATGCCAGCTTTGTTCCGCTCAGCGATGCGGTCATCGGTGCGGCGCTGGGTTATAGCCTATTATGGGCTCTCTATTGGCTGTTTAAGCTACTAACCGGCAAAGAAGGCATGGGTTATGGCGACTTCAAGTTGCTGGCCATGATCGGCGCATGGTTTGGCTGGCAAGCCTTACCGCTTACTATTTTGCTCTCTTCTTTCGCTGGCGCCTTAATCGGCATTAGTCTTATCGCTCTGGGTAAGCGCCAACAAAGTCAAGCCATACCCTTTGGCCCCTATTTAGCTCTAGGCGGTGTAGTCTATCTATTTTTTGGTGCGCAGCTACATAGCTGGTATTTCTCCTACCTAGGGCTTAGTTAA
- the coaE gene encoding dephospho-CoA kinase (Dephospho-CoA kinase (CoaE) performs the final step in coenzyme A biosynthesis.), giving the protein MLVGLTGGIASGKSQACHYFAELGIPIVDADIVARQVVEPGQPALAKITDYFGPEILLDDGSLNRRLLRQLIFNDQQKKHWLNQLLHPLIREQMLLQLKQARGPYKILVAPLLFENHLDKLTDRSLLIDVPVALQVQRTTARDGVDAQQAQQIIDAQMSRDDKRAAADDIIDNNQGLDELKQKVLAQHRIYLELAKSHDS; this is encoded by the coding sequence ATGCTAGTGGGTTTAACCGGCGGAATTGCCAGCGGTAAAAGCCAAGCCTGCCACTATTTTGCAGAGCTCGGCATTCCCATTGTGGATGCCGATATTGTGGCGCGTCAGGTGGTCGAACCCGGTCAGCCTGCACTAGCCAAAATCACTGACTATTTTGGCCCAGAGATACTGTTAGACGATGGCAGCTTAAACCGCCGGCTACTGCGCCAGCTAATCTTTAATGATCAGCAAAAAAAGCATTGGCTTAACCAATTACTTCACCCACTTATCCGCGAACAGATGCTGTTGCAACTTAAGCAAGCCAGAGGGCCTTATAAAATTTTGGTCGCCCCGCTGCTGTTTGAAAATCACTTAGATAAGCTTACCGATCGCAGTCTATTAATCGACGTGCCCGTTGCGCTGCAAGTACAGCGCACCACGGCGCGTGACGGTGTTGATGCCCAGCAGGCACAGCAAATTATCGATGCGCAAATGAGTCGAGACGATAAACGCGCCGCCGCCGATGACATCATCGACAACAACCAAGGGCTAGACGAGCTCAAGCAAAAAGTCTTAGCCCAACACCGAATCTACCTAGAACTGGCCAAAAGCCATGACAGTTGA
- the zapD gene encoding cell division protein ZapD: MAALIFEHPLNEKVRNYLRLEQLFEQLMLSKALQHPLQQQQFFRALFEVAEVLERCEWRSDLLKDLAKQADKLEQWAAMPKVDISKIEQLLLQVKTLIAAISKHARVSDHLKNDRLLSSIRQRLSLPGGNCSFDLPQLHYWLHQQPELIQGQVEQWLQPFLLVADAINHLLKLLREQHSDSEVIASKGFYQGVAAECGLLRIEVDSQLQCYPTVSGHKHRFAIKFISAVNQELEDIPCRLYCCKIA; this comes from the coding sequence ATGGCCGCATTGATATTTGAGCATCCTTTAAACGAAAAAGTAAGAAACTACTTACGCTTAGAGCAGTTGTTTGAGCAATTGATGTTATCTAAAGCCTTACAACATCCGCTGCAACAGCAGCAGTTTTTTCGCGCTCTATTCGAGGTAGCAGAGGTACTAGAACGCTGTGAATGGCGTTCCGACTTACTTAAAGACTTAGCCAAACAGGCCGATAAATTAGAACAATGGGCCGCTATGCCCAAAGTGGATATCAGTAAAATTGAGCAGCTGTTATTGCAAGTAAAAACGCTGATTGCGGCGATTAGTAAGCATGCTCGCGTTTCTGACCATCTTAAAAATGACCGATTACTATCCAGTATTCGTCAACGCTTAAGCCTGCCCGGTGGCAACTGCAGCTTTGATTTACCTCAGTTGCACTATTGGTTACATCAACAGCCTGAACTAATTCAAGGCCAAGTTGAACAGTGGCTACAACCTTTCCTATTAGTAGCCGATGCGATCAACCACCTACTAAAGTTACTCAGAGAACAGCATAGCGATAGTGAAGTCATCGCCAGTAAGGGCTTCTATCAAGGGGTGGCAGCGGAATGTGGTTTATTGCGTATTGAGGTAGATTCTCAGCTGCAGTGTTACCCCACCGTTAGCGGCCACAAGCACCGCTTCGCCATTAAATTTATTAGTGCAGTGAATCAAGAACTTGAAGATATTCCCTGCCGTTTATATTGTTGTAAAATTGCCTGA
- the yacG gene encoding DNA gyrase inhibitor YacG produces the protein MNKSNPTKVKCPTCDAEVVWQASSEFRPFCSERCKLIDLGEWANEEKYIAGQHLQEDEDKPDSWEF, from the coding sequence ATGAACAAATCCAATCCAACCAAAGTAAAATGCCCCACTTGTGATGCCGAAGTCGTTTGGCAGGCCAGTAGTGAATTTCGTCCTTTTTGTTCTGAGCGTTGTAAATTAATTGACCTAGGTGAGTGGGCCAATGAAGAAAAGTACATTGCCGGACAGCACCTTCAAGAAGACGAAGATAAGCCCGACAGTTGGGAGTTCTAA
- the mutT gene encoding 8-oxo-dGTP diphosphatase MutT — protein sequence MKQVNVAVGVILQGDKVLLSFRHQQQHQGGKWEFPGGKIEADESVIEALARELQEELSIVIELASCKPLIRIEHDYGDKQVCLHVYTVSRFAGEPEGAEQQDIRWVAKQELVNYRFPEANHAILETLLAKPWAEFS from the coding sequence ATGAAGCAGGTTAATGTTGCTGTTGGAGTGATACTTCAAGGTGATAAGGTGCTGTTGAGCTTTCGCCATCAGCAACAGCATCAAGGGGGGAAATGGGAGTTTCCCGGCGGCAAAATTGAAGCCGATGAGTCCGTCATCGAAGCCTTGGCGCGCGAATTACAGGAAGAACTATCGATAGTGATTGAGCTGGCTAGCTGTAAGCCTCTGATCCGCATTGAGCACGACTATGGCGATAAGCAGGTATGTTTGCATGTCTATACCGTTAGTCGCTTCGCTGGGGAGCCTGAGGGGGCTGAACAGCAAGATATTCGTTGGGTCGCCAAGCAAGAGTTAGTTAACTACCGTTTCCCTGAAGCGAATCATGCGATTCTTGAAACCCTGTTAGCCAAGCCTTGGGCTGAATTTAGTTAG
- the secA gene encoding preprotein translocase subunit SecA → MISKLVTKIVGTRNDRTIKKMRKIVNAINALEPEYEKLSAEQIKAKAGEFRQRLEQGESLEQILPEAFAVVREASKRVFEMRHFDVQMIGGMVLNDNKIAEMRTGEGKTLTATLPAYLNGVTGKGVHVITVNDYLAQRDADWNRPLFEYLGLSVAVNIAGMDHEAKKAAYAADITYGTNNEFGFDYLRDNMAFAPEQRVQRPLNYAIVDEVDSILIDEARTPLIISGPAEDSSELYKKINDIIPLLVRQEEEDTEEVIGDGHYTLDEKNKQVHLTETGQIFVEETLQQRGLLEQGDSLYNAANISLLHHVNAGLRAHTLFERNVDYIVSDNNEIVIVDEHTGRTMPGRRWSEGLHQAVEAKEGVPIQNENQTLASITFQNYFRLYEKLAGMTGTADTEAFEFQSIYGLDTVVVPTNKPMIRDDQGDLVYLTAEEKYKAIVDDIRECVKAQRPVLVGTVSIENSELLSNILKKEKIKHNVLNAKFHEKEADIVAEAGVAGAVTIATNMAGRGTDIVLGGNLQVELSALGEDASEQQIAEVKQRWQERHDAVLASGGLHIIGTERHESRRIDNQLRGRAGRQGDPGSTRFYLSMEDSLMRIFASDRVTGMMKKLGMEEGEAIEHPWVTRAIENAQRKVEGRNFDVRKSLLEFDDVANDQRKVVYEQRNDLMDSESISDTIEVIREDVFNSVIDEYIPPQSLEEMWQVSELEQRLKSDFGLDLPVQKWLDEDDKLHEDKLREKILAEAVADYQSKIDKVGADPIKQFEKSVMLQTLDQLWKEHLAAMDHLRQGIHLRGYAQKNPKQEYKRESFELFTQMLEALKLDVISILSRVRVQDPEEVEAMEAKRREAEQRAALMRQQQAQEQAQEAQQEAGQPVVREGQKVGRNDPCPCGSGKKYKQCHGKLS, encoded by the coding sequence ATGATTAGTAAATTAGTAACAAAAATCGTTGGTACCCGAAATGACCGTACCATCAAAAAGATGCGTAAAATAGTTAATGCTATTAACGCTTTAGAGCCAGAATACGAAAAGTTATCTGCCGAGCAAATAAAGGCGAAGGCCGGTGAGTTCAGACAGCGTCTAGAGCAGGGCGAAAGCTTAGAGCAAATTCTTCCGGAAGCTTTTGCCGTGGTTCGTGAAGCCTCTAAGCGCGTCTTTGAAATGCGTCACTTCGACGTGCAGATGATTGGCGGCATGGTGCTTAACGACAACAAAATTGCCGAAATGCGCACCGGTGAAGGTAAAACCCTTACCGCCACTTTGCCCGCTTACCTTAACGGTGTGACCGGTAAGGGTGTACACGTTATTACCGTGAATGATTATTTGGCCCAGCGTGACGCAGATTGGAATCGTCCCTTATTTGAATATTTGGGCCTAAGCGTAGCGGTTAATATCGCAGGCATGGACCATGAAGCTAAGAAGGCCGCTTATGCTGCAGATATTACCTACGGTACGAACAACGAGTTTGGTTTCGACTATCTGCGCGATAACATGGCCTTCGCCCCTGAGCAGCGGGTTCAGCGCCCACTGAATTATGCGATTGTCGATGAAGTGGATTCGATCTTAATCGATGAAGCGCGTACCCCACTGATTATTTCTGGGCCTGCAGAAGATAGCTCTGAGCTATATAAGAAAATTAACGACATCATTCCGCTATTGGTGCGCCAAGAGGAAGAGGACACCGAGGAAGTGATTGGTGACGGTCACTACACCCTTGATGAGAAAAACAAACAAGTTCACTTGACCGAGACTGGGCAAATTTTCGTAGAAGAGACCCTGCAGCAACGAGGTTTGTTAGAGCAGGGTGATTCTCTGTACAATGCGGCCAATATTAGCCTATTGCACCACGTGAATGCCGGGCTACGAGCACACACCCTGTTTGAGCGTAATGTTGACTACATCGTAAGCGACAACAACGAAATTGTTATCGTAGATGAACACACTGGTCGTACTATGCCGGGGCGTCGTTGGTCAGAAGGTTTGCATCAGGCGGTAGAAGCCAAAGAAGGTGTACCTATTCAGAATGAAAACCAAACTTTGGCCTCAATTACCTTCCAAAACTACTTCCGTCTTTACGAAAAACTCGCCGGTATGACCGGTACTGCCGATACCGAAGCCTTTGAATTCCAGTCTATTTATGGCCTAGACACGGTAGTGGTTCCAACCAATAAACCAATGATTCGTGATGACCAAGGTGATTTGGTTTACCTCACAGCCGAAGAGAAATACAAGGCGATTGTGGATGATATTCGCGAATGTGTGAAGGCTCAGCGCCCTGTGTTGGTGGGTACGGTTTCTATCGAAAATTCAGAGTTGTTATCCAACATCCTGAAGAAAGAGAAAATTAAGCACAATGTATTGAACGCCAAATTCCACGAGAAAGAAGCCGACATTGTGGCGGAAGCGGGTGTTGCTGGTGCGGTAACCATTGCCACCAACATGGCCGGCCGTGGTACCGATATCGTATTGGGTGGCAACCTGCAAGTTGAACTTAGTGCCCTAGGCGAAGATGCTAGCGAACAGCAAATTGCTGAAGTGAAGCAGCGCTGGCAAGAGCGTCACGATGCCGTATTGGCTTCTGGTGGTTTGCACATTATTGGTACCGAACGTCACGAATCTCGTCGTATCGATAACCAGTTGCGTGGCCGTGCTGGTCGTCAAGGCGACCCTGGCTCAACCCGTTTTTATCTGTCTATGGAAGATAGCTTAATGCGCATCTTCGCTTCCGACCGCGTTACCGGCATGATGAAAAAGCTTGGCATGGAAGAAGGCGAAGCAATCGAGCATCCATGGGTGACACGAGCCATTGAAAATGCCCAACGTAAAGTGGAAGGCCGTAACTTCGATGTACGTAAGTCTTTGTTAGAATTTGATGACGTGGCTAACGACCAACGGAAAGTGGTTTACGAGCAACGTAATGACCTGATGGATAGCGAAAGCATTTCCGACACCATCGAAGTGATTCGTGAAGATGTGTTCAACTCGGTTATTGATGAATACATTCCGCCGCAGTCTTTGGAAGAAATGTGGCAAGTGAGCGAGTTAGAGCAGCGCCTGAAAAGTGATTTTGGTTTAGATCTGCCCGTACAAAAATGGTTGGATGAAGACGATAAGTTACACGAAGATAAATTGCGTGAGAAAATTCTTGCTGAGGCCGTTGCTGACTACCAATCTAAGATTGATAAAGTTGGTGCCGATCCAATTAAGCAGTTTGAAAAATCGGTAATGCTGCAAACTCTCGACCAACTTTGGAAAGAGCATCTAGCTGCCATGGATCACCTACGTCAGGGTATTCACCTACGTGGTTATGCTCAGAAGAATCCAAAGCAAGAATACAAGCGGGAATCTTTTGAGTTGTTTACCCAAATGTTAGAAGCCCTGAAATTGGACGTGATTAGCATCTTAAGCCGAGTTCGCGTTCAAGATCCTGAAGAAGTCGAAGCCATGGAAGCAAAGCGTCGTGAAGCCGAACAAAGAGCAGCCTTAATGCGTCAGCAGCAAGCTCAAGAGCAGGCTCAGGAGGCCCAACAAGAAGCTGGCCAGCCGGTGGTTCGTGAAGGGCAAAAAGTTGGCCGAAACGATCCTTGCCCTTGTGGTTCAGGTAAGAAATATAAACAATGCCATGGCAAACTGTCTTAA
- a CDS encoding peptidoglycan DD-metalloendopeptidase family protein yields the protein MRLSLVYAHKGETRTIRLNPLRLAWFAFLLVAFLCSVALWGVQQYQNLATKQVQLLAQLDQLRAEPKLQQFETQLRQRYSQLASKVGQMQAEMTRLNALGARLVEDNELAAEFDFSNSPPMGGPMLEFAGSSQPENLFFDLNELEQQLGLHKKSLSLLESWQQSHHLATSSYISGWPARGPGVWISSPFGTRVDPFTKRKARHKGVDIAGKEGTPIRSVGAGVVVWAGERLGYGNLVEVEHGNGMVTRYAHAKAVLVKEGDVVNKGDEIALMGSTGRSTGSHVHFEVLKHGRQLNPSQFIYRKTNA from the coding sequence ATGAGATTAAGTTTAGTATACGCGCATAAAGGCGAGACAAGAACTATTCGATTAAATCCGCTTAGGCTGGCATGGTTTGCTTTCTTGTTGGTGGCGTTTTTATGCAGTGTCGCTTTATGGGGTGTTCAGCAATACCAAAATTTAGCGACCAAGCAGGTTCAGTTGCTGGCTCAGCTCGACCAGCTACGAGCAGAGCCTAAGTTGCAGCAGTTTGAGACGCAATTGCGTCAGCGTTACTCCCAGTTGGCGAGTAAAGTTGGCCAGATGCAGGCGGAAATGACTCGCTTAAATGCTTTAGGCGCTCGTTTAGTGGAAGATAACGAGTTGGCCGCAGAGTTTGATTTCTCCAACAGCCCTCCAATGGGCGGACCTATGCTTGAGTTTGCTGGTAGTTCGCAGCCCGAAAATTTATTTTTTGATTTAAATGAATTAGAGCAACAGCTCGGTTTACATAAAAAATCCCTCTCCTTGCTTGAATCTTGGCAACAAAGTCACCATCTAGCTACTAGCAGTTATATTTCTGGTTGGCCAGCTCGAGGTCCAGGAGTTTGGATTTCGTCGCCGTTTGGTACTCGGGTTGATCCCTTTACTAAACGTAAGGCGCGTCACAAAGGGGTAGATATTGCCGGTAAAGAAGGCACCCCGATCCGTTCAGTAGGGGCTGGAGTGGTTGTGTGGGCTGGCGAGCGTTTGGGTTACGGCAACTTAGTTGAAGTTGAACATGGTAACGGAATGGTAACGCGTTACGCGCATGCTAAAGCAGTATTAGTAAAAGAAGGTGATGTGGTAAATAAAGGGGATGAAATAGCCTTAATGGGCAGCACTGGCCGCTCTACAGGTTCTCATGTGCACTTTGAAGTGCTTAAGCATGGTCGTCAGTTGAACCCCAGCCAGTTTATTTACCGCAAAACCAATGCCTAG
- a CDS encoding DUF721 domain-containing protein: MSKRQHQPLPIERIFHQKQFAQIEQPLQQRARLQQLSSEVLTRYKLQQCRIVNMRQGVAIIEAPSSAWLTRLKQFRFELLSELRKALPGVVSLELKINPELKNIKPEAEQKSTGKRQLSPQAAKHITELAQHVPDELREKLEKLAALSGES; encoded by the coding sequence ATGTCCAAACGACAACATCAACCGCTTCCCATTGAGCGCATCTTTCACCAAAAGCAATTTGCCCAAATTGAGCAACCGCTGCAACAACGAGCTCGCCTACAGCAATTATCGAGTGAGGTGCTGACACGCTATAAACTACAGCAATGCCGTATCGTTAATATGCGTCAGGGAGTCGCCATTATCGAAGCACCTAGTTCTGCATGGTTAACTCGGCTAAAACAGTTTCGTTTTGAATTGCTTAGCGAGCTACGTAAAGCCTTACCAGGTGTTGTCAGTTTGGAACTAAAAATAAATCCCGAATTGAAGAACATTAAACCAGAAGCTGAACAAAAAAGCACTGGAAAACGCCAGCTAAGCCCTCAAGCAGCTAAACATATCACAGAATTGGCACAACACGTACCGGATGAACTAAGAGAGAAGCTAGAGAAATTAGCGGCGCTGAGCGGAGAGAGTTAG
- the lpxC gene encoding UDP-3-O-acyl-N-acetylglucosamine deacetylase, with translation MLKQRTLEKSVQATGIGLHSGHKVTMVLRPAPANTGILFNRTDLDPVVTIPAKAELVRDTMLCTCLIDDAGNRISTVEHLMAAIAALGLDNLIIDVDAPELPVMDGSSSPFVFLLQSAGIEEQAAAKKFIRIKQAIRVEHEDKWAELLPSNDGFTIDFSIDFDHPAMEGRNQQISMNFSADSFVKDISRARTFGFMRDIEYLQSKNLALGGSLENAVVLDEYRILNEDGLRYEDEFVKHKLLDAVGDLYMAGLPILGHLRAHKSGHALNNNLVRALLEQQHAWEIVTFEDKSEAPAAYQQTVFSF, from the coding sequence ATGCTTAAACAACGGACTCTTGAAAAGTCAGTACAAGCGACAGGGATCGGTTTGCACTCAGGACATAAGGTCACTATGGTCTTGCGTCCAGCGCCTGCAAATACAGGTATCCTGTTCAATCGTACCGATCTCGATCCGGTTGTAACGATCCCTGCAAAAGCAGAATTGGTACGTGACACTATGTTATGTACCTGTTTAATTGATGATGCTGGTAACCGTATTTCTACGGTTGAGCATTTGATGGCTGCGATTGCTGCGTTAGGCTTGGATAACTTAATTATTGATGTTGATGCCCCAGAACTGCCGGTGATGGATGGCAGCTCAAGCCCGTTTGTATTTTTATTACAGTCGGCAGGCATTGAAGAACAAGCTGCGGCGAAGAAGTTTATTCGTATTAAGCAAGCTATCCGTGTTGAACACGAAGATAAGTGGGCCGAATTATTGCCAAGCAATGACGGCTTCACCATTGATTTTTCTATTGATTTTGATCACCCAGCGATGGAAGGGCGTAATCAGCAGATTTCAATGAACTTCTCTGCGGATAGTTTTGTAAAAGATATTAGTCGTGCTAGAACCTTTGGTTTTATGCGTGACATTGAGTATCTTCAATCGAAGAACTTAGCCCTTGGCGGTAGTTTAGAAAATGCCGTAGTGTTAGATGAATATCGCATTCTTAACGAAGATGGCCTTCGTTATGAAGATGAATTTGTTAAGCACAAGCTGTTAGATGCAGTGGGTGATTTATATATGGCAGGTTTGCCTATACTAGGTCATTTACGTGCCCATAAATCGGGACATGCATTAAATAACAATTTAGTTCGAGCTTTATTAGAACAACAACATGCTTGGGAAATTGTCACCTTTGAAGACAAGTCCGAAGCACCTGCTGCCTATCAGCAAACTGTTTTTAGTTTCTAA
- the ftsZ gene encoding cell division protein FtsZ, producing MFEIMDSHTDEAVIKVVGVGGGGGNAVEHMVAQSIEGVEFITINTDAQALRNSGADNTLQIGGAITKGLGAGANPEVGREAAMEDRDAIMSQLQGADMVFIAAGMGGGTGTGAAPVVAEVAKELGILTVAVVTKPFGFEGKKRSSYAQQGIEQLSKNVDSLITIPNDKLLKVLGRGVSLLDAFKAANNVLLGAVQGIAELITRPGLINVDFADVRTVMREMGTAMMGTGIASGEDRAEEAAELAISSPLLEDVDLAGARGILVNITAGFDMSIEEFETVGNAVKGFASENATVVVGAVIDPEMSDELRVTVVATGIGAERRPDISIVKTQQAVNAEPVSHSMTMDSAPVAEEKAAVVNAEPRTSSSDGDYLDIPAFLRRQAD from the coding sequence ATGTTTGAGATTATGGATAGTCATACCGATGAAGCGGTAATTAAAGTTGTTGGCGTTGGTGGCGGCGGCGGTAATGCTGTTGAACACATGGTGGCTCAGTCAATTGAGGGTGTTGAATTCATCACCATCAATACCGATGCCCAAGCCTTACGTAACTCTGGTGCAGACAATACCTTACAAATTGGTGGGGCCATCACCAAGGGTTTAGGTGCTGGTGCTAACCCAGAGGTGGGTCGCGAAGCGGCGATGGAAGATCGTGATGCCATCATGAGCCAATTGCAGGGCGCCGATATGGTATTTATTGCTGCCGGCATGGGTGGTGGTACCGGTACTGGTGCAGCGCCAGTGGTAGCCGAAGTAGCTAAAGAGCTGGGTATTCTTACCGTAGCAGTGGTGACCAAACCTTTTGGTTTCGAAGGTAAAAAGCGCAGTAGCTATGCCCAACAAGGGATTGAGCAACTGAGTAAAAATGTCGATTCATTAATCACCATTCCTAACGACAAGTTGTTAAAAGTATTAGGTCGCGGTGTCTCTTTGTTGGATGCCTTTAAAGCGGCTAACAACGTATTGCTAGGTGCAGTACAGGGGATTGCCGAGTTAATTACTCGTCCTGGTTTAATCAACGTGGATTTCGCCGACGTTCGTACGGTAATGCGTGAAATGGGTACCGCCATGATGGGTACCGGTATTGCCTCTGGTGAAGACCGTGCTGAAGAAGCCGCCGAGTTGGCGATTTCTAGCCCCTTATTAGAAGATGTCGACCTAGCTGGTGCACGTGGTATTTTGGTAAACATTACTGCTGGCTTTGATATGAGCATTGAAGAGTTTGAAACCGTGGGTAATGCGGTTAAAGGCTTTGCTTCTGAGAATGCCACGGTTGTGGTGGGTGCGGTTATCGACCCAGAAATGAGCGATGAATTGCGAGTCACTGTGGTTGCCACAGGTATTGGTGCCGAACGTCGCCCAGATATTTCAATAGTTAAGACGCAACAAGCAGTAAATGCTGAGCCTGTTTCACACTCAATGACTATGGATTCAGCTCCTGTTGCCGAAGAAAAAGCTGCGGTGGTAAACGCTGAGCCGCGCACTAGCTCAAGTGATGGTGACTATTTAGACATTCCAGCATTCTTGCGTCGCCAAGCAGATTAA
- a CDS encoding cell division protein FtsQ/DivIB, whose translation MMQWQLNEQQKQRLGYWAGVVFFVVVLFSLAYAVNSVYRSVSDKHLSPMQRLLVSGKRDYVLDEELQQSLAALPEAGNFFSLEVSEVKQQLERLPWVKQVTVRKQWPDKLSIALQEQQVVARWNNAALLNQQGEIFEAPQQRISVELASLAGPDEQAERVLTTFRQLQRVLQGRQLSISSLALNERHAWQVELTGGILLKLGKEDKLNRIERFVSVYPQLQADNVEYVDLRYDTGFAVGWKKREGLVSNDQSNG comes from the coding sequence ATGATGCAATGGCAGCTAAATGAACAACAAAAACAACGCCTTGGCTACTGGGCCGGAGTGGTTTTTTTTGTTGTTGTGTTGTTTAGTTTGGCCTATGCGGTTAACTCGGTTTATCGCAGTGTTAGTGATAAGCACTTGAGCCCGATGCAGCGTTTGTTGGTATCGGGTAAGCGCGACTATGTGCTAGATGAAGAGTTACAACAAAGTTTGGCGGCACTGCCCGAGGCGGGTAATTTTTTTAGTTTGGAAGTGTCTGAGGTAAAGCAGCAATTAGAGCGCTTGCCTTGGGTGAAACAGGTCACGGTGCGTAAGCAATGGCCTGATAAGCTATCGATTGCCTTGCAAGAGCAACAAGTAGTGGCACGCTGGAACAATGCAGCCTTGCTTAATCAGCAAGGTGAAATATTTGAAGCGCCGCAGCAACGCATCAGTGTTGAGTTGGCTTCGTTAGCTGGACCAGACGAACAAGCGGAGCGAGTGCTCACTACTTTTCGTCAGCTGCAGCGAGTATTACAAGGTCGCCAGTTAAGCATTAGTAGCTTGGCCTTGAATGAGCGGCATGCTTGGCAAGTGGAATTAACCGGCGGCATCTTACTCAAGTTGGGTAAGGAAGATAAGCTCAATCGAATTGAGCGTTTTGTATCGGTTTATCCGCAGCTTCAAGCGGATAACGTGGAATATGTAGATTTACGCTATGACACTGGTTTTGCAGTGGGATGGAAGAAACGGGAAGGTTTGGTAAGTAATGACCAAAGTAACGGATAG